The Porites lutea chromosome 4, jaPorLute2.1, whole genome shotgun sequence genome contains a region encoding:
- the LOC140935640 gene encoding HEPACAM family member 2-like, whose amino-acid sequence MPSILSEVPIIEKHPESCTVQLGRDCKLFCHVTGKNLKYRWYRRSRCLEGEMSPVLHIRKAAMNDAGQYSCIISNDKESVITWATVDVISVISSPKVR is encoded by the exons ATGCCCTCAATATTAAGCGAAG TCCCTATAATAGAAAAACACCCTGAATCCTGCACAGTTCAACTAGGAAGAGATTGTAAACTGTTCTGTCATGTTACTGGCAAGAATCTCAAGTACCGCTGGTATAGACGATCTAGATGCCTCGAGGGAGAA ATGTCTCCAGTACTCCATATAAGAAAGGCGGCCATGAACGACGCCGGGCAGTATTCATGCATTATTTCCAATGACAAGGAGTCTGTAATCACATGGGCAACCGTTGACGTCATATCAGTTATTTCATCTCCCAAAGTGAGATAG
- the LOC140932891 gene encoding dihydrofolate reductase-like: protein MASAQKFSCVVAMSKNRGIGKENRLPWHLKEDMKFFFHLTSTAAEGKENAVIMGRNTWESIPEKYRPLSKRLNILLSRKLTQSEAPEKVTVCSSLQDALDVLAKKDNVDKIFVIGGAAVYKEALKHPSCYRLYITKVDKDFDCDVHFPDYDETLFKETSDPEVPAKKHEDNGIEFTFHVYQRV from the exons ATGGCTTCTGCGCAGAAGTTTTCCTGTGTTGTGGCAATGTCTAAAAATCGAGGAATTGGCAAAGAGAATCGTCTTCCGTGGCATTTAAA ggaagatatgaaatttttttttcatctcactTCAACTGCAGCTGAGG GAAAGGAAAATGCAGTTATCATGGGACGCAACACCTGGGAGTCCATCCCAGAAAAGTACAGGCCACTTTCAAAAAGACTCAATATCTTGTTGAGTAGGAAATTGACTCAGAG TGAAGCACCTGAGAAGGTCACTGTCTGTTCCAGTCTGCAAGATGCACTGGATGTGCTTGCAAAGAAAGACAACGTGGATAAAATCTTTGTGATTGGTGGAGCAGCAGTCTACAAG GAGGCACTAAAACATCCCAGTTGTTACCGTCTGTACATTACAAAAGTTGACAAAGACTTTGATTGTGATGTGCACTTTCCAGACTATGATGAAACTCTCTTTAAGGAAACAAG TGATCCTGAGGTACCAGCCAAAAAGCATGAAGACAATGGTATCGAGTTCACATTTCATGTGTACCAGCGAGTCTGA
- the LOC140935061 gene encoding peroxisomal membrane protein 11C-like, whose protein sequence is MADRLATVLETYRGREKIMRLLQYASFLASGGLHKVSCEATGEKFRIFAEAMSECRTVLRLFDDAAMISFARSYGTGKEESDKIVRWTNLFDIFCGLTFYPLEHIAWARDKKILRGKSAKLWDLGLYCWIGSLTACILRDLWLLKKLQQERKATSKSHSDDGRILRESEESDNSAVTGHKQIKYVQRQLIISVIGFTADLTMAINWAPPGILWSQKLSIGTVGFLGTISSLCELYKYFNRVIS, encoded by the exons ATGGCGGACAGATTAGCAACTGTGTTGGAAACGTACCGCGGACGAGAGAAAATAATGCGATTACTACAGTACGCAAGCTTTTTGGCAAGTGGAGGACTGCATAAGGTGTCGTGTGAAGCTACTGGTGAAAAGTTTCGAATTTTCGCTGAAGCTATGAGCGAGTGTCGAACGGTTCTTCGATTGTTCGATGACGCGGCAATGATTTCATTCGCGCGAAGTTATGGAACAGGAAAGGAG GAAAGTGACAAAATTGTACGCTGGACCAACCTCTTTGATATCTTCTGCGGTCTAACTTTTTATCCCTTGGAACACATTGCCTGGGCAAGGGACAAAAAAATACTTCGAGGAAAATCTGCTAAATTGTGGGACCTGGGCCTCTACTGTTGGATAGGATCACTTACTGCTTGCATTTTAAGGGACCTGtggcttttaaaaaagcttcaacaagagaggaaggcaacatccaa AAGTCACTCTGATGATGGCAGGATCCTACGCGAAAGTGAAGAATCTGATAACTCTGCTGTAACTGGACATAAACAAATCAAATACGTACAAAGGCAACTCATTATTTCTGTTATTGGGTTTACGGCTGACCTAACCATGGCAATCAACTGGGCACCACCTGGAATTTTGTGGTCACAAAAACTTTCAATAGGAACAGTTGGATTTCTTGGAACAATCTCTTCTTTGTGTGAGCTATACAAATACTTTAATCGCGTAATATCTTAA